One part of the Hydra vulgaris chromosome 01, alternate assembly HydraT2T_AEP genome encodes these proteins:
- the LOC105843489 gene encoding integumentary mucin C.1 — translation MSIFKYNLKILLIVTTLQSFVVYEDCLPLSNVPCSYMCGYSVYHDAGKCQQDGRCYCWWGWTGPNAEYESETSNRIFADFCVTPCHYTQDYRNKECASDYVNGVINQTSFPDTTNPLLIITTIPTESTSTSTTILVENPEVPTTIVTKSTTEVSTTTEAMRIPKMTTTKSAITTSLPPIITTTSFPVKKTDVTENTVETLTFTTTLPPTTTTFTTTITRTLSFSTATLFTSTEPSTTKQTFSKSNAEQVAASTTRATETMASPLTTSKTISADNYLTTSNINTVTTHAATTTTISPKITITTSEAATLSTTKTSVKKESTTEFQPPIEIH, via the coding sequence ATGagtattttcaaatataatttaaaaatattattgattgtTACAACGTTGCAGTCATTCGTGGTGTATGAAGATTGCTTACCTTTAAGTAATGTTCCCTGCAGTTATATGTGTGGTTACTCTGTATATCACGATGCTGGAAAGTGTCAACAAGATGGAAGATGCTATTGCTGGTGGGGCTGGACTGGTCCTAACGCTGAATATGAAAGTGAAACCTCAAACAGAATATTTGCTGACTTTTGCGTTACACCGTGTCATTATACTCAAGACTATAGAAATAAAGAATGTGCTAGTGACTATGTAAATGGAGTTATTAACCAAACATCATTTCCAGACACTACTAACCCACTGTTGATTATTACAACAATACCTACAGAATCAACTTCCACTTCAACAACTATTCTGGTAGAAAATCCAGAAGTGCCGACAACAATTGTTACAAAAAGCACCACAGAAGTTTCTACAACCACGGAAGCAATGAGAATTCCAAAAATGACAACAACAAAATCAGCTATAACCACATCACTTCCACCGATCATAACCACCACATCATTTCCGGTTAAAAAGACAGATGTTACCGAAAATACTGTGGAAACATTAACTTTTACTACAACATTACCTCCTACAACAACGACTTTCACAACAACTATAACAAGAACTCTGAGTTTTTCAACAGCAACGCTTTTTACCTCAACAGAACCCAGCacaacaaaacaaactttttccAAATCTAATGCAGAACAAGTAGCCGCATCAACAACAAGAGCAACTGAAACAATGGCAAGCCCGTTAACGACTTCTAAAACAATTTCAGCTGATAACTATTTAACTACTTCAAATATAAATACAGTTACAACGCATGCAGCTACAACCACCACAATATCGCCAAAAATTACCATAACGACTTCTGAAGCGGCGACGCTATCAACAACTAAAACATCAGTGAAGAAAGAATCTACGACCGAGTTTCAACCTCCAATAgaaattcattaa
- the LOC136074467 gene encoding zinc finger MYM-type protein 1-like — protein MKTDQSIEHLMNRQILNEADTWRKILERILDVILFLGERGLAIRGKSDLIGDSHNGNFLGLLELISHYDPIIKEHVIKVKQSQDKGQRLQAHYLSNRSQNEFIGLCAAEVRRQIIEECKSAKYFSIMVDATPDVSHTEQSSFVIRYVHEKEPGKFLIEERFLIFADCAKKTGSDIAELILETLETLKICFEDCRGQGYDNGVNMSGKYKGVQAILQKKNPLSVFSPCGCHSLNLCGQNAASSCTDAETFFGTVQTVYTIFSASPQRWEILQKRLHGVSLHGQSGTRWTERLDSIRPFYNHLSQIIESLKEVKSLNLTPKAKTEIRGALKYMSSFKCVLMSGIWLKVLTLIDRCNQVIQARKATIDIEVENIEALISQLKSVREEWPTILEEAKLVADVAKISSEFPIHRKMKRKSFFGEQIKGDEQITELTEAESGEEATFRRTVFYHIFDSVIGFTAIQEILSIFSFLWKYQKLSEAEIKSACSHFSQKYSCDVTENELTEE, from the coding sequence ATGAAAACTGATCAGTCAATTGAACATTTGATGAATCGCCAAATTCTCAATGAAGCTGACACCTGGAGAAAAATCTTGGAACGAATCTTGGATGTGATTCTGTTTCTTGGTGAACGTGGATTGGCTATTCGTGGAAAATCTGACCTAATTGGAGATTCTCATAATGGAAATTTCTTAGGATTGCTGGAACTGATTTCGCATTATGACCCAATTATTAAGGAACATGtgataaaagttaaacaatCACAGGACAAGGGTCAACGTCTTCAGGCGCATTACTTGTCAAATCGTTCTCAAAATGAATTCATTGGCCTTTGTGCAGCTGAGGTTCGCAGGCAAATTATAGAAGAGTGCAAGTCTGCaaagtatttttcaattatgGTTGATGCCACTCCTGATGTAAGCCATACTGAACAAAGTTCGTTTGTCATTCGATATGTACATGAAAAAGAACctggaaaatttttaattgaagagCGGTTTTTGATCTTTGCAGATTGTGCCAAGAAGACTGGATCTGATATTGCGGAATTAATTCTGGAAACTttggaaacattaaaaatttgttttgaagaCTGCCGTGGCCAAGGCTATGACAATGGAGTCAACATGTCAGGAAAATATAAGGGTGTTCAAGCAATCCTACAAAAGAAGAACCCATTGTCTGTATTCTCACCCTGTGGTTGTCATTCATTGAATTTGTGTGGACAGAATGCTGCCTCAAGCTGTACAGATGCTGAGACTTTCTTTGGAACTGTTCAAACCGTATATACGATCTTTTCTGCTAGTCCGCAACGCTGGGAAATATTGCAAAAGAGACTTCACGGTGTGTCTTTGCATGGACAATCAGGAACAAGATGGACTGAGAGACTTGACAGCATTCGCCCTTTCTATAATCACTTGAGCCAAATCATTGAATCTTTGAAAGAAGTTAAGAGCTTGAATCTCACGCCTAAAGCAAAAACTGAGATTAGAGGTGCCCTAAAATATATGAGCTCCTTCAAATGTGTTCTCATGTCTGGAATTTGGCTGAAAGTTCTCACATTGATTGACCGCTGCAACCAGGTCATTCAGGCAAGAAAAGCAACTATTGATATTGAGGTGGAAAATATTGAAGCATTGATTAGTCAACTCAAATCTGTTCGGGAGGAATGGCCTACAATTTTAGAAGAAGCCAAATTAGTTGCAGATGTTGCAAAAATCAGTTCTGAATTTCCAATCCACAGAAAAATGAAAcgcaaaagtttttttggggAGCAAATTAAAGGTGATGAACAAATTACGGAATTAACAGAAGCAGAATCAGGAGAGGAGGCAACATTTCGGAGAACGgttttttatcacatttttgaTTCTGTAATTGGTTTCACAGCAATTCAAGAAATCCTTTCTATATTCTCTTTTTTGTGGAAGTATCAAAAACTGTCTGAAGCAGAAATCAAGAGTGCTTGCTCACATTTTTCGCAAAAATATTCTTGTGATGTGACCGAAAATGAACTGACTGAAGAATAG